One Oryctolagus cuniculus chromosome 7, mOryCun1.1, whole genome shotgun sequence genomic window, CAACTGCAGATGAGACACAGTATCCATGTACCAGGAAGAAGCTGGTAATACAGTTGGCAGCCATGCACATGTGCTGTGAGCACATGTAGAGTGCATGAATGGGACAGAGGGGAGGAGCAGTCACTTCAGACCCATGGGGTCATCAACGTAGCTTCAAGGaggagttgcttttttttttttttttaatctgagccTTATAGTTTGAATAGtcagaaagatgaaaaatgtTTAGGAGAAAATGAGTGGATTCTTTTTATTGGAGTAGAGGGGTTTTGTGAGGGAAACGCATGCAAGGAAAGCTAGCAAGAGAAGAAGCTTTGATTCTTTAGAAGAGGACGCTATTCTTAGCCATCCTAGGCAAATTGGAGTTTGTTTCCAGTGGGGGACTAATGAGAAATGCAGTGTGCGGGTAGATTAGGAAGACAGGTCTTTTGGAATCCAGAATATATTTTTGATGGAGAAAGAGACCAGTTGGCAGGCTGTTGTGTAGCTCTTAGAAAGAGCTAACATTTGGGaactgcattgtggcatagagggtaaagccgccacctgtgatgcctgcattctatatatagggtgccagttcgagtcctggctgctccacttctgatccctgctaatggcctgggagagcagtggaagactgcttgtgggcgacctggaagaagcccctgactcctggcttttgtgaaccagcagatgtaggatctctgtgtctgtctctctctgtaactttgactttaaaaacatacatatttttttcaaggaaaaaaaaaagagctaactTAGGAGAGCTGGACATTGTTGTAAGCACTCTTCGGGCATTCTACTCTGTGAGGctatttttattcccatttccAAGATGAGGAAGCTAACACAGAGCTCTACCCATCCCACCCTGAGCCTCACAGCTGGTAACCCAGGGAGTCTCTGTCTTCTAGTTGCTGCCATGGGTAATCTGGCTCCGATCAGAAATGAGGGAGACTGGAAAGAGACAGGTGGAATTCTGCCGACTGTATGGGCCAGGTGGGAAATATCAGAAATGAGCTGAGCTAATTCAGAAGTGGATGGTGACATACGTCAAAATAGAGAAACCAAAAACTATTTGATCCTTCAGTTTTACTTGCAGAAGTTTGTCCTAGAAATacaattatggaaaaataaaagaaggaaaaaaaagttttaaactaCAAGAATATGGATTGTTTATGCTAGAAAAGGAGACGTGTAAGTTTTATTACCAAAGTGTACTTCTGATCTTTTGGATGTCCCATGAGGCTTCTTGGAGCAGTTCATTGGGATTTTCTAAACTTTCTTCAGTAAATTATGTGTTACTTTTATAAtgataattttcttatttctaaaagGAGAATGCTGATTTGGGAAAAGGATTGTGTTACAGCTTAGTTACTACTTCATCCATTCACTGTTCAAGCGCCTGAAATATCCTGTGCACACAGTATGCCACACTTGATCCTGGCTCAGTGCTGAGAGAGAATAATGGAAAGACAGTACTTTACCTTATAGAAGCATTCAGACTAGCAGAGACAGATAAGTAAATAACTTCAGTATAATTTAATGTAGAAAACATGTTCAGAAAATAGTCATTGACTGGGACAAGAGACATTTAGAAGTATGTATGTTTAAATCTGGAGAGGCATAATTGTTAACAGTATTTTTAAGCTTTGAAATCTGCTAAGTTGACAGATAAGCTAAAAATGACATTTCAATAGAGGAAGCAGCAGTATGTGAGGTGATGGTAGAACATTTTAGCTTTGGTTAGACTCTGGAGGGGGAGCTCCATTCAGGAGTCATCTAAACAGTAGTGATATGTGAAGCCTTGATGTTCTGTGCAGCCTCTAAATAGGACATTTTAAGAAAGCCTtaaggcagaaaagaaaaagtatgctGGGGCCTGCACTTTGGCCTGGTGCACTAAGCTTCCTCCTGTGGTGCGGCAGCGTGGGCACCATTTCGAATTCTGATTGCtgctcttctgatacagctctctgctatggcctgggaagcaggggaggaaggcccaactgcttaggcccctgcacccctgtgggagatcaggaggaagctcctcgctcctggcttcagatcagctcagctccagccattgcagccatctggggagtgaaccaggggatggaagacctttctctctgtcccttcctctccgtaactctgcctctcaaataaataaataaatcttttaaacaaaaaagatggCAGTGAAAGACTTGGAGATGTAGGAAGAGCAGGAGTATGGTAATCTGGAAACAGGAAAGCAGCAGTGTCACTGCTGCAGAGAGACACAACCActctgatttcttcctttccaggcTTTGTGGTTTTGTTgtcatttaaaattgtttcacAGTTTTATGTCCTGCCTTTTCAGTAAGTGAATGGATTGAGGTTTACTCTCTTTTTACTTTTGAACATGTGGATTTCCCCTTTGATGCTAAAGGATGTGAGAGAATGGCTTAGAAAAGGAATGCAAGTATAAAACAGTTCTACAATACTCATTCAGAAAGTAAGCAGAGTAAGCAGCAATTTTACTAATGCAACAAAGATGAACTGTTTGTTTTCTGAGCAACTAGATAAACAACTAATAGTGAAAAGAGGAAGGaatgaaattaagaaatagaGGAAGGAGGTCTTGTAATAAAACTAATATGGGTACAAGATGCAAATCATTAGTTTAGCCTTGAGTACTAGGAGAGATAGCTTCTCATCATGAGACTGGAGGACAGGAGGGCATGGGTTTTGTATAGATGCTGTTTCCTCCAGGATAGGAAAGAACAAAGAACCCAGACCTGATTAGACTTTGTCCTCCTACGGTTGTAGATGAGTTATCTGCTGAGAGTGGAGGAAAAGAGATGTAATTGCAGGCTTGCAGACAGGGAGAGCAGAATCTCAGCGCTCCTTTTTAAGAGGGCAGTGGTGAGAGCAGCAGGCAGTAAATGAGAGGATTGTGCATTGCCGTGAGGCGCTAGCAAGGCTCCGTATGTGAGGGATGGATCATCTCCATAAGAATCTGGACTGTACGCATTTGGATAGAAGACTGTTCTTTCACAGAAGACACGAAGTTTTAGAATGCCTAGAACCTTTGAGCTGGAAGAAGATATGTATTTAAGTTTTACTCTTGATGATGTTcataaaaaaagtagaaattgtaATGTACATGCATCATAATATCAAGATGAATAAGCATTTATAATGAGCGTTGTTTAGTAACAGTAAAGTAACTCACCTTCATTGATGAATGTTACAGGTGGCATCTTGAAAGGGCTTTTGGTGGGAGAAGTCGCCAGGTCAGGTGGTGGCATTAAATCTCTGGGATACCCTGGGTCCCTCTGTATCTCATTGCCTCCCAGCAGACCAGGGGTGTACTGATGGCTGTTAGGGATATGTTGTGGCACCACCTGGACAAGAGGGGGAGACACATGGGTGTCTTGTCGGGAAAATATTCTCAAGCACTGTTCTTCCAGCACAGTGATCATCACAGACTGGTTATTGACAAGATCAGTCAGAGAAGCGTATTTCACCTCTAGTTCTCTGTACCTGGTTGCCATCTTGAGCATTTCGGTGGTGACATTGAGGACTTTGTTTTCCAGCTGGGAAAGCTCGAGTGAGTTATCCCTCTTGCGGATGATCTCGTGCAGCAGCTGCATGTAGAGCTGAGTGACGCGGGAGTTCATGTTGCGGCTCTCTTTCCTGAGCAGCTTCACCTCATTGACGATGTTGCCGTCCACGTCCACCACCAGCTGCAGGACGTCTATCTCCCGCTTCTGCCTGGAGAGCACGTCCTTCAGGTTTTCAAGGTCCATCCTGGTGACCATGTCTTTCATGGCGCCCGCATCCTGCCCTTTGGTGTTGACACAGATCGGCCCTGTTATTTTTTGTTCGGGCACCAGGAACGTGTATGAACATTTCTTCACCTCCTCTTTGCCGTCTGTGGCACGAGGGTATCTCCTCTgggtcattttctttattttgaactGTCCTCCTCTACAGTGTCCAGTGCCAATCAGCAGGAAAATTAACACACCTGCGGTCCAGATAAAAGCCTTCATTTTGAAATGAAGTTGTACAATGACGTCTTTTGAAAACAAATCAGCGAAGGGGGAAAAGTGAAAAGAATTCATATTAATCTATATTTAAAGTCAGTGATATACAAAAAGGAGGAAACGGAGTATTATTATTAGTGTTAATAAATTAGCTGAGAAGTAGCttattaatttcttaaatttgatATGAAGTTAGAATGCTTTAACATTTGCTTAAAGATAGAGTTGAACAAACAACCCTTCCAACACCACTTTATTGTAACCCTGTGTCTTCCCAAGTTCATAGGGCTGAGTTTGGTCACTGCCCACTGAAGACAGAGGTACACTGCTAGGGCCTATTGGGGCTTTTGAAACCCTAACTCCTtccttacctttaaaaaaattcactgccTCTTAAGATTGGGAAGATGGTACACAGTGTTTGTTAGGCACTAATTAAAACATTCTTAGCCTCACCAGTGTAAAGATTACCAAACAACTTAGCATTTTAGATTTCTACCATGCTGTTTCAATGAAATTGATCTGTTGTAATGAGTAACAGGCTTCTGGGAGGGGGagcttaaaaaaatttcagtgtTGCAAACTTTTTTCCCACATTGACTCTTGTTAAAATGGAATTTAACTGCgcaaattaacttaaaaatatttacagctCAACAATTGTGTTAGTAACCCATACTCAAAGTTGCAGAACCATTTTTAATTGTTCATGTGGTACCTTCCTATCTAAGTTCTAaccctttctttgtttcttcttttattcctCTTAGATCTTCCAAAGGTGTCCATCTCAGACTTTTTTAGCCTTGACCATGCCTTAAATGTTTTCAATCTTTTGTCCGAGACCTTCTTCTCTTACTACAGACAAGAGGAGTTAAATTGTTCACTCAAAGGACTTTTAATTAACTTTGATATCCGGTTAACTTCCAAAAGTCTAGACTACACTGTTCTCCTAAGATCGATTTGTATGTTATCCAGTGGACTACTGCTTATTGTATATGAATGCAGCAGAATCTAATGTGCAAAACTGACTTTTTCATAGGGTACAACAGTTACCCCTCCTATAGTCATTAATTCAGATAATGGAGTAACATTCAGCCAGTTAGCCAACCTGCTTTTTTAATTTGTCAAGCATTTTAGACATATCTAAAACAAGATAATTTTAGCATcatatgtttgtttttgtttttgtagtctCTCCTTTTTGGATTGGTGGCTGACTTATTGTGGGTAATGGTGTTTCCTGAACTGTCATCTTGTATATGCTCTAAATTCATGGATGATTGATAGGTTCATTCTGTTATCAGCGGTTCTGCTGCTCTGTATTGTGATTTTCTACAAGCATTACCAAGGAAAGAAGCTGTATGAATGTTAGAGTTGGAATATGCCTTAGAGACTCTTTGGACCTGTGTTCTTGTTGAAGACCCGGTCCTCAGCACTGTGAGAGCCAGGTCTTCAGTCAGTATGTCGCTATAGCAGTGACACATGTGCCAAAATGTGTGCTGGAAATACTTCATTTTTGCTGTGGCAGACGAGAAATGTTTGTTCTTTATAGTACAGTTTCT contains:
- the ANGPTL1 gene encoding angiopoietin-related protein 1 encodes the protein MKAFIWTAGVLIFLLIGTGHCRGGQFKIKKMTQRRYPRATDGKEEVKKCSYTFLVPEQKITGPICVNTKGQDAGAMKDMVTRMDLENLKDVLSRQKREIDVLQLVVDVDGNIVNEVKLLRKESRNMNSRVTQLYMQLLHEIIRKRDNSLELSQLENKVLNVTTEMLKMATRYRELEVKYASLTDLVNNQSVMITVLEEQCLRIFSRQDTHVSPPLVQVVPQHIPNSHQYTPGLLGGNEIQRDPGYPRDLMPPPDLATSPTKSPFKMPPVTFINEGPFKDCQQAKEAGHSISGIYLIKPENSNGPMQLWCENSLDPGGWTVIQKRKDGSVNFFRNWENYKKGFGNIDGEYWLGLENIYMLSNQDNYKLLIELEDWSDKKVYAEYSSFRLEPESEYYRLRLGTYQGNAGDSLMWHNGKQFTTLDRDKDVYTGNCAHFHKGGWWYNTCAHSNLNGVWYRGGHYRSKHQDGIFWAEYRGGSYSLRAVQMMIKPID